ATTCGGTCCGTGGTGCGAGCCGGGATCGCCAGGGGACTCCAGGTCTGGGGCGTGCGGCAGGGCTACGCAGGCCTGATCGCCGGGGACTTCATCCCGATGACGGCGCGCAGCGTCGGGGGGATCATCGGGCAGGGCGGCACGGTCCTCGGAAGCGCCCGCTGCCCCGAGTTCAAGACGGAGGAAGGCCGGCGCCGGGCCATCGACCAGATGCTCGCCCATGGGATCGAGGGGCTGGTCGTGATCGGCGGAGGTGGCTCCCAGACGGGGAACCTCATGCTGCACCGCATGGGCTTTCCGGTGGCGGGAGTGGCCTCCACCATCGACAACGACCTGGCGGGCTTCGACCTGACGCTGGGCGTGGACACGGCGCTGAACACGGCCCTGGAGTCCCTGGACAGGATCCGCTCGACGGCGTCCTCCCACCACCGGGCGTTTCTGGTGGAGGTCATGGGCCGCGACTGCGGATACCTCGCCCTCATGACGGCGCTTGCGGGCGGCGCCGAGCAGGTGATCGTGCCCGAGGCCGAGGTGGATCCGGACGAGGTGGCAAAGGAGCTTCGCGAGGCGTACGAACGTGGCAAGTCCCACGCCATCGTGGTGGTGGCGGAAGGGGCTCGGTACAATGCCGAGACGATGGCCGCGCACTTCCGGGAGCGCGAGGACGAGATCGGGTTTGAGCTGCGCGTGACCGTCCTTGGCCACGTCCAGCGGGGCGGGACGCCGACGGCGTTCGACCGCATCCTGGGCACCCGGGCGGGCGCGATGGCCGTCGAGCTGCTGGTGAACGGCCGCCACGGATACATCGCCGGGTGGCTTGCCGGGAAGGTGCAGGCGCTGCCTTTGGAGGAAGTGGTGGGCAAAAAGCGCGGCCTGGACGCCGAACTCGTCGAGCTGGCCGAGGTGATGGTGCAGTGACGGACCACGATCCGTCCTGCGTCTTCTGCCGCATCGTGCGGGGCGAGTCGCCCGCGCACTTCGTGCTGGACGAGCAAAAGGTCGTGGCTTTCATGGACATCTACCCGTCCAGCCGCGGCCACCTGCTGGTGGTGC
This genomic stretch from Bacillota bacterium harbors:
- a CDS encoding ATP-dependent 6-phosphofructokinase; translation: IRSVVRAGIARGLQVWGVRQGYAGLIAGDFIPMTARSVGGIIGQGGTVLGSARCPEFKTEEGRRRAIDQMLAHGIEGLVVIGGGGSQTGNLMLHRMGFPVAGVASTIDNDLAGFDLTLGVDTALNTALESLDRIRSTASSHHRAFLVEVMGRDCGYLALMTALAGGAEQVIVPEAEVDPDEVAKELREAYERGKSHAIVVVAEGARYNAETMAAHFREREDEIGFELRVTVLGHVQRGGTPTAFDRILGTRAGAMAVELLVNGRHGYIAGWLAGKVQALPLEEVVGKKRGLDAELVELAEVMVQ